The segment ATGTCAGGTTTTTTTGTTTGTTGTAGATTCTGATCTGTCGTTCGCGCATGGGCGAGGCTGTGCTATGTTGGTAGATGAAAAGTGCCTCGGGATAGTATTTGTTTTTCTCCAAATGATAGCCGACACGATGGATGAGTTTGTCTGCATTGCTTTTAGCTTTTTCGAGAGACAGGAAGTATCGGATGTCAAGGCTTTCAAACCATTGGAGAATCAGGTCTGCCTCACCATTTTCTTCCAGAATCATAAAATCCCTGCTATGGTTGTATAGCTGCATGATGGCCTCTGCTTCTGCTCTGGTATCAAAGGACAGTCCGAGCTTGGACTCATCGATATCTATGAATCTGGCATGCCCGATGTCCCTGATCACAAAGTCCGACATGTCGCCATGGTTGTGTCCAAAGAAAAATAATTTGATCATAGCCCATTCTTCCTCTTTGCCTTGCGTGATGAGATCGTCACCATCATAGAAGTATCCTAGAATAGCCTCTTGCGAAACAGTTTCTATGATCTGTAAGATCAATTCTGTTTTTGGGAGTTTCCAGTCGATAGCAACTGTTTCACCTTTGAGTTTTTGGGTAATTTCTGGTTTGGTGTAGGCATTGATCAACCCGTAGGCCTCTTCGATACTGAGGACATGCGGTACGTGGCAATATCCCGCTGCGAGGAGGTCACTATGAGCGGCAAGCAGGTCGCTTATCTCAGGGTAGTGGAGTTTGGAGCGTCTGAAAAATTTGCCTTTGCGGTTGTTAATTCGGACATAGAGACATTGGGCATCCTCTGATAATTTTTCAAATTCCTCGATAAATTTCGTTTCACGCTCATCTAGGAGTGTAGCGTATTTGCTTTTGACAAAACTTAGAAGGTAGCGGAAGTAGTCCAGATAATACTTTTCGGGCAGTATGATTTTGTCGTGTTCGCTCATCTATGTTGACAAAGTTAAAATCTCTGCATACCAATACTTCTTTGTCTCCGTTTTTAGTTAAAATTATAAAGTCTTACATAAGCCCAATCTCTGTGTTCAACTATTATGATCTTTTGGGAGTACCTGTCCACGCGACCAAAGCGGAGATCAGGGCAGCTTACAAAGCCAAGGCATGGCAGTATCATCCTGATAGACATTTTGGAGATCAAAAGATGGAAGAAATCTTCAAGTTGCTCAACGAGGCTCACCAGACCCTCACGGACGATAAAGCACGATTTCATTATGACGTGATGTTGAGCTACCTGTCTGAAACTACCGCTGAGACAACTCCCGAACCAAGGTATGTCCCACCTCCAGTCTATGCACGACCCAAGACAGTCGCCATGAGCTCTATGGAAAACCTGAGAGCTACTGCCTATGCTTTTCTTTTTGCTTTTGGAATCGCGTTGCTGATCAAACTGAGTATATATTTTTATGAAGACTTCAAAGCCAAAGAATACGCCGAGCTATTGCTGCAAAGGAGAGAGTTGTTTGAAGAAATTCAGTCTAAAACACAATCGGGTGATTTAGAAGGGAGTCTAAAGGGGCTTTTGGAGCTGGGTCACTTCTATGCAGAGGAGAAGGATGTCAAGCAGTACAAAGAAGACCTCTTGTATGAAATCCGCAAACGAGGAGACAACCATTTGAAAGCAGCAGAATATGAGCAGGCATTGTCCATGTACCAGTTGCTCAAGGACGATCCCATCTCTGCCTCGACTTATTTTATGAAGAATATGGCCATGGCCTATAAGGGAGCTGGAGATATCAAGAGCGCAATTGACATCTACAGGACTTTGCACTTGTATGGCTATGAGTCGATGGATTTTTATTGGGAAATGGGACAGCTCTATGAGGAAGGTTTGGAGGATTACGAACAAGCCCTCAGGTACTATCAGATTGGAGCAAGCATGGCCGTGTCTAGCTACGAACAGAGCATAGGCAAGGCTTATTCGATAGTCATCAATGCAGACCTAGTACCCAAAAAGCACTACGACGTTTATATGAAAGTAGCCGAAATGCATTACGCCTCGCAGCATTATACAGAAGCAATCAACTCCATATCTTGGACCAAAGAAATATGGCCTGACAGTATCTTTCAGTACCAAATAGAAGCCAAGAGTCGTCAGCAATTGGGTCAGATAGAAGAAATGAATGCTGTGATCGCATTCGCTAAAACCCTAAATCCTGATTTTACAGTTGAGCAATAATTCCTTAATATTTTGCTAACCATGAAATAAGTTTATTTTTGATAATCACTTAGCCAAAAAAAATGAGATTCTTTTTCTTCCTGCCTTTTTTCATAGTCTTTTTAGGGATTGACCTGTCTTACGCCCAGAGTGGAAAGATGGACGTCCTGCACTACAAGTTTTCCGTCGACCTCAGTGATTCTTCAGATATCGTGATCGGCCAGGCCGACTTGACTATTCAAATACCCAGTCAATTGGATTCGATCGTACTCGATTTTAGTGACCAAATGCACATTCAGCGTGTGTTGATTGGTACCACGCATGTCGCCTTTGTACATGGCAAAGGTTTGATCAGAATCCCCATATTGCCAGCATACCTTGGTCAATCTGTGGCTGTCAACATCAAATACACGGGTATGCCTAGAGATGGCCTGATTATATCTCAGAACAAGTATGGTCAGCGTACTTTTTTCACAGACCACTGGCCTACGAGAGCGAGTGAGTGGCTACCTGTCGTAGATCACCCTACAGACAAGGCGACTTGCGAGTTTGTGGTGACTGCACCAGCTCACTATCAAGTAGTATCTAATGGACACCTCGTGAGTGAGAAAACTTTGGCATCAGGAAAAAAAATGACACATTGGAAAATGGACAAGGTCATCCCTACCAAAGTGATGGCCATGGGTGCCGCCGAATTTCATGTGACCAAATTGGACAGTATGTCTCATGTATGGTTGTACAAGCACCATGCCCAGCATGGACATAGGGATTTTGGTGATGCTCCTGAGATTCTTCGGTTTATGGAGGAGAAAATCGGACCTTATCCTTTTGAAAAACTCGATCATGTTGAGTCCACTACGGTATTTGGCGGGATGGAAAATGCCAGCTGTATCTTCTACAGTGAGCGGGCGATAGCTGGCAAGAAAAATCTGAACACCTTGATAGCTCATGAGGTTGCGCATCAGTGGTTTGGCAACAGTGCCAGTGAGGCCAAATGGGGTGATGTTTGGTTGAGTGAAGGATTCGCTACCTATTTTGAATTGCTTTACCTCACAGAAAAATATGGATTGGATAGTTTGAAGAAAAATGCTGCGCTAGATGAGAAGAAAATAATTGAGTATGAACAGGCTCACCCACAGACTGCCATTGTGCAAACGGATTCTAGCAACTTGAATGGCTATCTCAATACTTTGACTTATGAAAAGGGAGCCTGGGTGCTGAGATTGCTCAATCAGCGTCTGGGACAGAAAGTTTTTGATCAAATTATCCGAACATACTATGAGCGCTATGCATATTCCAATGCTACATCTGAGGATTTTATAGCTGTGGCACAGGAGATTTCAGGAAAAGATTTGAGTTATTTTTTCAACCAATGGTTGTATGTGCCAGGTAGTCCTAGGATCAACTATTCTTGGAAGTTGAAGAGAAATAGTCTGGAATTGAACTTCGAACAATTGACAGATCATACCTACCAATTGATAATAGACGTACCGATCAAGACAAGCAATAATTCATTCGAGATCAGAAAAGTGATGCTTACCCAAAAGAAGCAACAAATATCTTTGGATAACATCAGGTCAGACCTACAAGGCCACATTGTTTTGGATCCTCTCAATATTATCTGTGGGACATTCAATGCGGTCAAAGCAAAATAATTGAAAACCAAATCCTAACAAGAGCTGTTGGGAGCATTTGACCACTCATCACAATCTCGTTTTGCTGTTGATTGGGAATGATTAGATTGCTCACAACATAGAATTATCAAATATGAAAAAGAATATTCCTGTATTAGTAGCCTGTATGTTTGCGCTGATAGCGCAGACTTTTGCACAAGATAAATATGCTGTCACCATTGATCTCAACCGTGTCGTTGACGACAAGATTCAAGTGACCTACCAGCTTCCTAAAGTGGATCAAGATACGATCGAGTTTCAAATTCCCAAGATCGTACCAGGCACCTACTCCATTTATGATTTTGGTCGTTTTTTGGAGGATTTCAAAGCCTATGATGCTACAGGTAGAGAGCTGTCCGTCAAGCAAATCACCGACAATAGATTCGCTATCGGACAAGCAAGCACTTTGGCATCCCTATCGTATTGGGTAGAAGATACCTATGACACAGACAAAGGCAATGTGATATTTGAGCCTGCTGGCTCAAATATTCAGCAGGATACCAGTTTTGTAGTCAATACATTTACAATGGTTGGCTATTTACAAGGCATGAAAGATTTGCCGTACGAAGTGACGGTCAACAAACCCTCCGCACTCTTTGGTGCATCTGCCCTTGATAAAAAAGCGATCAATGATTCCACGGATTTGTTTACTACGAACAATTATTTTGATTTGGCAGATGGCCCGATTATGTACAGTGTGCCAGATACAGTGACATTCACCGTAGGTGGAGCCAAGATTTTGATTTCAGTTTATTCTCCAGGAGGAATCTTGACGTCTGCTTTTGTCAGAGACCAGATCGAACCTACGCTGGAGGCACAGAAAGCCTACATGGGGGGGCAATTGCCCGTCGACAATTATGCGTTTTTGATTTACCTCTTCCAAGGTGGTAGTTTGTCAGGAGGGTATGGCGCTTTAGAGCACTCCTACTCTTCTATGTATAATTTGCCAGAGGCAGATCCTAATTATCTCGCGCAAGTCATCAGAGATGTGGCAGCACATGAGTTTTTTCATATCGTGACTCCTTTAAATATTCACTCTGAGGAGATTGGCGATTTTGATTTTATCAATCCCAAAATGTCCAAACACCTATGGTTGTATGAGGGGATGACGGAGTATGCTGCTGGTTTGGCACAAGTCAAATACGGAGAGATGAGTACGGAAGAATACCTAAAGGTAATCAATGACAAAATTACTCAGTCTAAGAAATTTCAAGACAACCTACCATTCACGGAGATGAGTGAGAACTGTCTGGACGAAACGAAAGAGCAATACTACAATGTGTATCAAAAGGGAGCATTGATCGGGATGTCACTCGATATCAAACTGCGTCAGTTGTCTGGAGGAGAATATGGTGTGGAGCAGATGATGATTGATTTGTCCAAGGAGTTTGGGAAAGAAAAATCTTTCCAAGATGAAGCACTTTTTGATATCATTACCAAAATGACCTATCCAGAGGTGAGAGGGTTCTTTGCCAAATATGTGGAGGGGACAGAGTCTATTCCCTACGAAGATTTCTTGTATATGGTAGGGGTCAAATACTCGCCAGGCGTGACCAGCAAAGAACTGTCAGTAGGCAATATTAGCTTTGGAGTCAAAGACTCATTGTTGACTATCAACTCTACTGCACAGGTCAACGTCTTTGGAGAAGAGATGGGGTACCAGGATGGAGATGTACTCTATGAGTTTGATAAGAAAATCATAGACATCGGAAATTACAAAGAAGTACTGACCGCATACAAAGAAGGTCATCAAGAAGGTGATATGATCAGCGCCGTAGTCTTGAGAGACAATGGAAAAGGAAAGCTGAAGAAAGTAAAATTGAAGGCCAAAGCCATAGCGGTGGATGTCAAAAAACCAGGAGTGATGGAGCTGATGGAGAATGCCAGTTCGGAGCAGTTGGCACTTCGAAAGTCTTGGATCAACAAATAGCGGACTTTCCGAAAAAAGTGAAAAACCATTGGTGGTTTTTGTTGTAGTTGTACTGATTTTTATACAGTTTAACGAAAGCAAAAACCACCAATTCTATGGCGAAAAAAGGCAGCAAAAAAAAGATCTTTGTTCTTGACACCTCTGTAATTTTGTTCTCTCATGATTCGATCATGAACTTTGCTGAGCATGACGTAGGGATTCCCATTACGGTGCTCGAAGAACTCGACAATTTTAAGAAAGGAAACGACACCCTCAATTTTGAAGCACGAGAATTTGCTCGTCTGCTCGATAATTTGGCGGAGGATCATATGCTCCAAGATTGGATCCCACTACCAGGCAAAGGTCGTGGAAAACTCAAGGTACTGATGTACTCTGATACCAAGACGGAGTTTGATGCGGAGAAGATTTTTGGAGACAAGAAAAATGATCACAAGATCATCAACTCTGCACTCAAGCTACAAAAAGAAGAACCAGACAAGAAGGTCGTATTGGTATCCAAAGACATCAATCTTCGACTCAAGGCCAAGTCCCTAGAACTATCTGCTGAGGATTATGAGACTGGCAAAATCAAGAACGTGGACTCAATGGCAACTCTGGGCAAGAGCGAGATCAACAGAGTGCCAGCTACCACCATCGACGATCTATACAAGAATGGCGAGGTAGATGCCAAAAAAGCACTGGGCAAGATAGAGCCTATCAACAATTGCTACTACATCCTCAAGAGCACCAAGAGCTCGGCACTTTCGTTTTACAATCCTGTCACCAAAAATATTGGTCATGTCGAGAAGCGTGCGGTCTATGGGATCAAACCTAAAAATGCCGAGCAAGCCTTTGCCATCCATGCAATGATGAATCCTGAGGTCAAACTGGTAGCGATCACTGGCGTAGCTGGCACGGGAAAAACATTGATGGCGCTGGCGTCAGCATTGCAGCAGCGACGTGATTTCAAGCAGATCTACATTGCTCGACCTATCGTGCCATTGAGCAACAAAGACATAGGTTACTTGCCTGGAGATATCAAGTCTAAACTGAACCCCTACATGGAGCCACTGTGGGACAACTTAAAGTTCATCCAAAATCAATGGAAGGAAACAGAGAAGGAGCACAGCGTGCTGACCGAGATGGTCGCGCAGGAAAAGGTACTGATCACACCATTGGCATATATCAGGGGTAGGAGTTTGTCCAATATTTATTTTATCGTGGATGAGGCACAAAACTTGACACCACATGAGGTCAAGACCATCATCACCCGGGCAGGAGAAAATTGCAAGATTGTCTTCACTGGAGATGTCAATCAGATCGATACACCCTATTTGGATTCACAGAGTAATGGACTTTCTTATCTAGTAGATAGGCTACAAGGGCAATCGATTTTTGCACACATCACCCTGGAAAAAGGTGAGAGATCTGAATTGGCAAATATTGCCAACGAACTGTTGTAATGCGGTTGCTAGGAGTGCCTGAAGTGACGATGATACAGGTTTGGATATCATCAATAAACCAAGCTGGATCGGTGTGTTGCACACTTTGATAAGTGGTTTTTGTTTCAGGATTGAGCCAGTTGGTCTGCAAGTAGGCCAACTGGATAGTCAGCAGGAGCAGCACAAAGGCAGCGAATAGCTTTTTCATGGTTTGTTAGTTTTAGATGTCAGCTATAAGATTCACCTCGACTTCATTTGGTTGCACATCATGGCGATTTTTTTTCTTTGGGGGGAATATTTACTAGAAGCAAGTGTTGTACTTAAATTTCCATAAGATTCTTTTGCAGCGTGTCTTGCAGATATTCTAGTAAATCATCGTCAGTCTCTAAACCAATCTTTTTTCGCATTCTGCGTTTGCTTTGTTCTACGGCTTTTTTAGTAACATTTAGGATTTGAGCTATTTCCTTGTTAGAAAGTTTCATTTTCATGAAAGCACAAATTTTCAGATCATTTTGTGATAAAATTGGAAATCTACTTTCTATTTTCTCAAAAAAGCCCTTGTGCACATTCTCAAAGTGAATTTTGAAAGAAGACCACTGATTCTCAAAATTTTCGATGTCTTCTATTTGTCGGATGATTTCTTTATAAAGTGGTTTGTCTTTTTCCTTTAATCCTTCCTTTACTTTTTTCTTTAGCACGATGAGTTGTTCGGTAAGGTTGAGCCATTGTACCGAAGAGGAAGTAAGTGTACGGGACTTTTTTTCTATTTCTATCTCCAATTTGGCCTTGAGATCTAGTTCATATTCTATTCTCTCTCGCTGGAGTTGGTTCTTGACTCGCATGAGATAGAGTTCTTTCTTGGTTACTTTTTGCTTGATAGCCACCGCAAATGAAAACAGGATGACTTCCAGCATCAAAGCCAAAATACAGAGAGAGGACATCTTGACCAAAGCAATGAATCCAAGTAAAGACATGAGTTGAAGTAGACCTACTGAGATGAGTAAAACATTGCCCGCCAAAAAATACCTGACATAGGTGTGCTCACGTGCTCTGATCCATGAGGCATAGAGTATAGTGATAAATATAGGAGGCATCAGTAAGGTAAAAATGACAAATACCAGATCGAAGTAGGAGCATAATATCCCCACCAGCATAAGTGGAAACGCCCATAATATATAGCGGAGAAATTTATACAAGCCTAGGTTTAGCTTTTTTAAATCAAGAAAGGAGATGGCAAAAAGCATGTAGACTGCAATGCCAATAATTGCAGGGACGAATCTTAAATTTCTTTCAAAATCAAAAGGCGTCACCCAGCCTAGTTCAATATGTAGATTAGATAAATTGAGCCCCAACGAAACAAAACAAAAATTGTACATCGAAAAAAGGATGTACTCTCGATAATGTGTGCTGACGGCTATGCCTAGGTTATAAAAAGACATCATAAGTACTCCTCCAAAGAAAAAGAAGAGTAATGATTTGGGTAGGCGGTATTCAGTTTTGAAGCTCTCACTTGAGTACACTTTTTCACAGTTCGTCATGAAATAACTAGACAGTTTTTGTGAGTTTCTGGTATGAGAAATCAGCCCTAGTAAATAGGTTTTATGTGATAGAGGAGGTTGGTAAAATGGGATGGTAGCATTCCATTTTTTTGCTTGATAGTATTGAGGAAGATAACCCGTCGAGTTGATCAGTTGTGAGTTGGCTTCTTCATCTATTTCATATAGTCTCACTTCATCATAAAATTTGCAGTTGATATGAAGTGAGTCACCATTTGTTTGATTGTTGACTATGGAAAACATGATCCAGATGCCCTTTGTGTCCGAATTGGGAGATGATAGCTCATAAGTTTTGAATTGACCATCTGACAGGATACGGGCAACATCTGTGACTGTATCTGCTCTGAGTTGGTACAAACTAGTGTTCTCTAGGCAAGCCCAATCATCGATGCTGTCCAGTTGAATTGGAGTAATGGAGTCTAGACTAAAACATGGGTTGGAGAGGAGTAAAAACAGGTATAGTCTCTTTCTGAAAAATGCACTGATCATCTCAATATTAGGTTGCTGATTGTCTCCTGTTAGGTTCTGCGAAACTAGGGTCACGAGAAGAAGAAATGTTGTTCTCTGAGTTAAGTTACCATTAAATAATAGCTGATAACCTTTGATTTGAAACATAGTAAAGCATTAGCAGAGATAGGGCGCTTATGGTGGAGTTTTGTACCCATGCGGAGGTGGCCTTGAGGTATAGCCTACTCTAGCGTATGTCATTGTCTGCCCATACGTATGGCATTGCTCACCCATACGTATGGGTGCTACTAGCACAGGGTATTGGACAAATAGGGGAGTAAATGAGACGCTACTAGAGGGGTGGTGATCTAGAAGGTAAAGCAGAATGTAGGGTGTTTGAAGCTACGTGCAGCACCTACTGTAGGGTGTTTGTAGTGTGGTAGGTTGGTGTATGGGGTAGAGGTGCGGTCTACATTTGCGCCCTCAACTAATCAGTATAATTATACTATGGACACTTTACTCACCAAACTAAAGATAGCTTTAGTAGGACTATTTTTTCTTGTGTTTGTTTCCAATCTAAAAGCGCAAGATGGAAGTGAATTTTCTTATGATGATTGTAAGAATCAAATAACCTTTAGACTTCAAATTGCCCATCAAGAGGAAGAAAATGGAGTCGGTAGTTGTGCAAGTGATTTTGCAAACAATTATCATGATGGAACTGTCGAAATACGACAAGGATCAGAAAGTAAGAAAATATTTGATCTGTCATATGAAGCTGGACACCATACCAAGTCTGGTTGGCAGCACTTCCACATAAATGGTCAGAAGAGTGATAGGACTATATACTTTAAAAAGTCGGAGGGTATTTCTGCAACTGTAGGTGGCTATGATACAGACAAAAATGACTTTAAATGTACTGGTCTCAATGCTCAAACGAATCATGAATGGAAGACCTATGTAGATATAACTATCGATGTTCCTAGTGATATGACAGGTGAGGGACAAAAGATTAAAGCTTTCGTAGGTGGAAACTGGGATTCAAACAGTAATTACCGATCATGGAGTTCTAGCGAGGTGACTACTCCAGATATTCCACGGATAGTTGGGCCACTAGAGTTAGAACCACTGTGTGATGGAGTAGAGTTGGAATGGGGTAAACCGAGTTTCTTTTGTACTAATGCGTCGTTTGTTATATATCGTGATGGAGTCTATATAACGGCTGTATCCTTCAATACTCTAAAATGGAAAGATACTAATGTAACGTATGATAATGCTTCGGATCATAAATATGAAGTACTAGTACGTCATAATTCAGAAGTCAGTGATTTGGGGTTGCCGATTTCTGTGGAGGGTAACCCCGTCAAAAATTTCAACAGTTCTGATTACTTTGAATCCGTTTCCCTCAATACAACCAATTTTTGTAACCAAGCCGTTCGTTTGCAGTGGGAGATAGATGATCAGGTAGATATAGATTATTTCGAAGTAGAGCGAGATGTCACGGATCAATTCCTTAGCCCAATTGTGAATACTGTGACGCAGACATTTGGTACAATCTCATATGATGAAACTGGTGTACCTGTCAATCAAGATTTTTACTACAGAATCAAAGCCTATGATGATTGTAATAATGAAACCTATATTGATGAGGCGGATATTCAACACGTGATGTTTGAGGGACCTCCCTCCAAGCCAATAATCACCAAGATAGAACCAGCTACCGACGGCACAGATCAGGCTACCATTACCTGGAGCTATCCGGATGATGGTACAAGTGTCAATTCCTATCGTGTCTATCGTGATGGGTCTGATCGATCAGGTAAGCTACCTGCTGGCACGACTTCTTTTGTAGATGAGGGCTTGAGCAACTGTTTGGAGTATGAATACATGGTAATAGCAGAGAAGGATTGCTTCGATGACGCCAATTCTATGAGGGTACAACAAATGATCTCTTTCAATACAGATCTAAATGGCTTTGATGATTTTTCTGCATCCAAATACTATTATAATGATCGTGTAAGCCTGAAATGGGCTGTGAGTGAAAACAATGGAGCTAGTGAGATTGTCGTGTACAGGAAAAGAGATGGGTCTGAAGATAACCCTGAAATTGTCAAAAGGTTTGATATCAATTCATCAACTTTTGATGATTATGACACGGAACCAGGAGTACTATATGAATATGGAATTCTAGCCATATCATGTTCGGAATACAAGCCGTCCAAAGATGAGATAGCACTGATGACTAAAGATGTAGGAGTAAGATCCGAAACGGGTATTATCAATGGGAAGATTACTTATCAAGGAGGCAATGCTGTGAAAGGTGTACGTGTACTCGCTACTCCTTCGGATGGAGAAAACAGAGGGGTCAGCTTGAATATGGCAGGAAATCAATTGACTATTCCTTTAGAAAAGAATGAAGAGAATTGGTTTCCTGATAGCTGGACTCTTTCCTTTTGGTTTAGAATGAATGACAATTCGGCTGGGTCGTCCATATTGGAAGTGACCGATGCTGGAGATTATTTAAAGATCAATTCTAATTCAGAGGGACAGACCGAGTTTTATGAAATAGACTATAGAGAAGAGTCCGCTATCGTGGGTATTGAGGACGAGCTAGTCGGCTACCAAGATGCCAATGGAGAGGTACTGTCGCTAAAAGATAAAACAATCCTTGGGAGAATTGATGGCGAGAATTTTACAGAGTATCAGAAGGTTGAAATTGCAGGCTTGGCTTCAGGCGATACTCTTTATGATTTTGCTTCACACAAACCATGGTTGCTCAAGCAGGGGAATGAATGGTTTGAATTGACTAAAAACACCACTTCAATAGCTATAGCAGATTCGTTGTTTGGTTATTTGCAAGGGGATACTGTATATGAGGCTTTTGACAGTGACTTTGTATTGGCATTCATAGACAGTGATCAGCTGCGATTAGCCAATCATTTTAACATCTCTTACCAGTTGGGAGTAGCATATGCCAGTATCAAGAACAACGAGATGATCTTTGCGGATGATACTACGGTCAGGGCAGACATTATAGATGACATCATTTATTCTGAAGAAGGGGAACCCATACATATGATCGTAGGTAGTAATCTGTACTATGTATACAAGGATGAGCTCAACGGCAAATTGGTCAGAGGAAAGAGATTTGCTCGGAAAATGCCCAATGAAACCGATCCAAATGTCAGTTTTGATATCTTTCTTCTTGAAAAAACGATCACTGAGGAAATACAAAAAGGAGAGCTATTGGGGATAGTCAGTACGGATCGTACCAAGGTGTTTGAGGCTGGAGGAATGGGGTTGACCAAGTATCTGATAGATACCAAGGGTGTAATTCATTCTGCAGTATATACAGAGGCCGAGATTTATGAACCTGCGATTTCCTACAGTTATGGTACAGAAGGACATACCTTGGTAGATGCCTCTTCAAGTCGGGAAGAGTATTTATTCAATGGCGAAGAGGATACACTCTATCGTATCAGTATAAGACAGGGTGTCATCGATGAATCGGGATTTGTACAGGATCCATTGACGGATGAATATCTTTTCTTCTTGGGGAGTGAATTGGACGAAGAACGTCAGGTCTTTAAGGCCATTGGCGAGCAGGTCGATTACATACAGCAAGATACGCTCAGTACCTATACGAAAGAAGCCTATCAAGCACAGCTGAGGATAAAAGCAGGAGATTTGTCTAGTGAGCAACTCTTGGTGACTCCAGAACTCTACATGGGAGAGTTCAATAACATACTGATGACCTATGATGGGAGTCAGCTGATCTACTATATAAATGGAAAAAGCATAGACACGTTGCAAGTCACCGGGCTCACCAATCTTTTCAAAGCAGATGATCAGGAAATCCGTTTTGGGGGGTACAATGGTGTACAGGATGAAACACTCTTGTGGTCGGAAGCCAAAGATTCTACTAAGGTTAAACAGGACTTTAATCGGTATCTCTCAGGAGGAGAATCCAACTTGATGGGTTATTGGAGATTGGATGAAAAAGTCTCAACCAATTCCTTCGATGCTTCATACTCACTGGACAATACAGGTAAGAAAGTGTTCAATGCCCACCATGCTCAGGTTGATCAGGCTCTTTGGTCTAATATCGTGCCAGAGCAGGAGGATCTTTCTTTTACGGCTTTTACAGACGGTGATGGCAATTACTCTATTCAGTCAATCATATACTCTGGCAGCGGAAATAATTTCAAACTAGTTCCTATTTTAGGGACACATGGATTTGAACCTTCCAATAAGATTTTATTTGTGGGGCCATCGCAACAGATTCAGAATGACAAAAATTTTACAGATAATTCTGCATTCAGGGTGACTGGGACTGTAAAGTATGATCCTAGAATCTTGGGATTTGAGACAACAGATGATCCAGATGCTCCGAATTGCTACGTAGAGGGAGTCAAACTGTATGTTGATGATCAACCAGTTGTCGAAGGGACGAATTTTGTC is part of the Reichenbachiella agarivorans genome and harbors:
- a CDS encoding PhoH family protein; translation: MAKKGSKKKIFVLDTSVILFSHDSIMNFAEHDVGIPITVLEELDNFKKGNDTLNFEAREFARLLDNLAEDHMLQDWIPLPGKGRGKLKVLMYSDTKTEFDAEKIFGDKKNDHKIINSALKLQKEEPDKKVVLVSKDINLRLKAKSLELSAEDYETGKIKNVDSMATLGKSEINRVPATTIDDLYKNGEVDAKKALGKIEPINNCYYILKSTKSSALSFYNPVTKNIGHVEKRAVYGIKPKNAEQAFAIHAMMNPEVKLVAITGVAGTGKTLMALASALQQRRDFKQIYIARPIVPLSNKDIGYLPGDIKSKLNPYMEPLWDNLKFIQNQWKETEKEHSVLTEMVAQEKVLITPLAYIRGRSLSNIYFIVDEAQNLTPHEVKTIITRAGENCKIVFTGDVNQIDTPYLDSQSNGLSYLVDRLQGQSIFAHITLEKGERSELANIANELL
- a CDS encoding 7TM diverse intracellular signaling domain-containing protein — encoded protein: MTLVSQNLTGDNQQPNIEMISAFFRKRLYLFLLLSNPCFSLDSITPIQLDSIDDWACLENTSLYQLRADTVTDVARILSDGQFKTYELSSPNSDTKGIWIMFSIVNNQTNGDSLHINCKFYDEVRLYEIDEEANSQLINSTGYLPQYYQAKKWNATIPFYQPPLSHKTYLLGLISHTRNSQKLSSYFMTNCEKVYSSESFKTEYRLPKSLLFFFFGGVLMMSFYNLGIAVSTHYREYILFSMYNFCFVSLGLNLSNLHIELGWVTPFDFERNLRFVPAIIGIAVYMLFAISFLDLKKLNLGLYKFLRYILWAFPLMLVGILCSYFDLVFVIFTLLMPPIFITILYASWIRAREHTYVRYFLAGNVLLISVGLLQLMSLLGFIALVKMSSLCILALMLEVILFSFAVAIKQKVTKKELYLMRVKNQLQRERIEYELDLKAKLEIEIEKKSRTLTSSSVQWLNLTEQLIVLKKKVKEGLKEKDKPLYKEIIRQIEDIENFENQWSSFKIHFENVHKGFFEKIESRFPILSQNDLKICAFMKMKLSNKEIAQILNVTKKAVEQSKRRMRKKIGLETDDDLLEYLQDTLQKNLMEI